Proteins encoded by one window of Halobaculum halobium:
- a CDS encoding two-component system sensor histidine kinase NtrB produces the protein MTDPRESTPGEACRDRELQLYETVLDDLDDAVYALGPDGEIVYVNERYAEMKGVAAETLLETHIYEWVDEETAKRAQTVLNEVDAGEREVGVVEYDFLTADGDTFPVELRFNRVTSGEVELGRVGVIRDVSERKRREEALRRKNERLESFASVVSHDLRNPLNVLSGSLQLARETGDEEHLERAERAVEDMTTLVDDLLMLAREGEVIDDVEPVDLASVAESTWETATEGSDATVSIEATNRIVADPARLTQLLDNLFRNAVDHGGDDVTVTVADLTDGFRVADDGPGIPSGDRDRVFESGYSTAGGGTGFGLAIVAEIADAHDWQVSVDESENGGAVFAVHSVECVRRE, from the coding sequence ATGACCGATCCCCGGGAGTCGACCCCTGGCGAAGCCTGTCGTGACCGCGAGTTGCAACTGTACGAGACCGTACTCGACGACCTGGATGACGCGGTGTACGCCCTCGGCCCCGACGGCGAGATCGTCTATGTCAACGAGCGCTACGCCGAAATGAAGGGGGTCGCGGCCGAGACGTTGCTCGAGACGCACATCTACGAGTGGGTCGATGAGGAGACGGCAAAACGGGCGCAGACAGTGCTGAATGAGGTCGACGCGGGCGAACGTGAGGTCGGCGTGGTCGAGTACGACTTCCTCACGGCCGACGGTGACACGTTCCCCGTGGAACTCCGGTTCAACAGAGTGACGAGCGGCGAGGTCGAACTCGGCCGGGTCGGCGTCATCCGCGACGTCTCCGAGCGCAAGCGCCGCGAGGAGGCGCTTCGTCGGAAGAACGAGCGGCTCGAATCGTTCGCGAGCGTCGTCTCGCACGACCTCCGAAACCCGCTGAACGTGCTCTCCGGATCGCTCCAACTGGCTCGCGAAACCGGCGACGAGGAACACCTCGAACGCGCCGAGCGGGCCGTCGAGGACATGACGACGCTCGTCGACGATCTGCTGATGCTCGCGCGCGAGGGCGAGGTGATCGACGACGTTGAACCGGTCGACCTCGCGTCGGTCGCCGAGTCGACGTGGGAGACCGCGACGGAGGGATCGGACGCGACCGTGTCGATCGAGGCGACGAACCGGATCGTCGCCGACCCCGCCCGACTCACACAGTTGCTGGATAACCTCTTTCGCAACGCGGTCGACCACGGCGGCGACGACGTCACGGTCACCGTTGCGGATCTCACGGACGGTTTCCGCGTCGCCGACGACGGACCGGGAATCCCCTCCGGCGACCGGGATCGAGTGTTCGAGAGCGGGTACTCGACCGCCGGGGGCGGCACCGGATTCGGGCTCGCGATCGTCGCCGAGATCGCCGACGCGCACGACTGGCAGGTCTCCGTCGACGAGTCCGAGAACGGGGGGGCGGTGTTCGCGGTCCACAGCGTCGAATGTGTCCGGCGAGAGTGA
- a CDS encoding UPF0179 family protein has translation MSAVTLIGTQLATEGTEFVYQGESSACEGCPYRGQCLNLTEGRRYRVTGVRDGTQALDCAVHADASVRAVEVEPTAVTANVSSRGAYAGSSASLEGPCPHVDCPSHELCEPLGADFDEEYRIAEVHGDPPHDVCHLDRDLATVTFEAPDGE, from the coding sequence ATGTCCGCTGTCACGCTCATCGGTACACAGCTCGCGACCGAGGGGACCGAGTTCGTCTATCAAGGGGAGTCCAGCGCCTGCGAGGGCTGCCCCTACCGCGGGCAGTGCCTCAACCTCACCGAGGGACGGCGCTACCGGGTGACCGGCGTTCGCGACGGGACGCAGGCGCTCGACTGCGCCGTCCACGCTGACGCGAGCGTCCGCGCCGTCGAGGTCGAGCCGACCGCCGTCACTGCGAACGTCTCCTCCCGCGGCGCGTACGCCGGATCGTCGGCGTCGCTGGAGGGGCCCTGTCCGCACGTCGACTGCCCGAGCCACGAGTTGTGCGAGCCGCTTGGCGCCGATTTCGACGAGGAGTACCGCATCGCCGAGGTCCACGGCGACCCCCCACACGACGTGTGTCACCTCGACCGCGACCTGGCGACGGTGACGTTCGAGGCACCCGACGGGGAGTAA